TTGGGGATAATGAAATGTCTGGAGAAAAATCTAAACCTTGCTCATTTAGTCTAGGAACGGGCACATTCTCACCATATGTGGATGAACTGCCAAGAGCTGTGTCATTGTGTAAAGAACCATATGTAGCAGCACTAAATATACTTTCCTCCTTTTCAACCAAATTTAAAACTTGGAGAGTAGTGCCTTCCTCAAACTCTGTACCATGGATGGATAACTTACAACCCTTCTCATCAAAGAACTGCATTCCTGGGAACTCATCTGGTACAGTTATATCTTTAAAAGTCCAATTTTCTTCATCCTTTCCACTTGATCTACCAGCTTTTACAGCATCAAGATCGGATACTACTTCCTTTTTGCCTTCTTCGTTATGAATCTCACTGTCATCAAGTTCCAATGGCAAATTTTCATGCTTAGTGTGTGGAAAGACAAAGTGACCAGACATCAACAAAGCACGAGATGTTTCTGCACCATCATCCTCTCGGTAAGCATTATTGTCATCATCATCCTTCAGTTCAACTTCTTTTGGGCCTGGGGCAGCAGCATATGCCG
Above is a genomic segment from Juglans microcarpa x Juglans regia isolate MS1-56 chromosome 1D, Jm3101_v1.0, whole genome shotgun sequence containing:
- the LOC121255109 gene encoding ATG8-interacting protein 2-like, with translation MADNEGGENASRGTDWEVVSLTASAYAAAPGPKEVELKDDDDNNAYREDDGAETSRALLMSGHFVFPHTKHENLPLELDDSEIHNEEGKKEVVSDLDAVKAGRSSGKDEENWTFKDITVPDEFPGMQFFDEKGCKLSIHGTEFEEGTTLQVLNLVEKEESIFSAATYGSLHNDTALGSSSTYGENVPVPRLNEQGLDFSPDISLSPTPAKDNKHDGSDLPCGAWWKRRVASLYAHAKEANTFWSIFIAAAVMGFVILGQRWQQEGWQALQSKWQISINDERRGRMLGPISRLKDVIVGGHRRGSVIRGSSSSKA